In Miscanthus floridulus cultivar M001 chromosome 8, ASM1932011v1, whole genome shotgun sequence, the sequence AAATAAGGTTACATTTCTAGTCAGCATCATTATCTTTTGAATTTATGGTCGTGGGCTGATAGGCCTTAGCTCGTGAGCAGCTCACGAGCTGATTCGAGCTGGCTTGTTAAAACAGGGAGCTAGACTTCCAGCTCAGCTCACTTACCTGTGTGTGATAGGGAAAATTCGATTTAGGAGGAAGGGACGCTTGATCAACAGGGGAAGAGGGACGAGCGTGGCCATAGGGTTAGCCATATAAATGATTTTTTTAGATTTCTTTTAGCTGTAGAGAAGAGGCCGAGACAGAGAATGAGGAGAGAGAAATTTGTTGATTTCAGCTTTTTAGTCCGCCGTGCgcacgtatatatatatatatatatatatatatatatatatatatatatatatatatatatagaactactatcctgtagctggccatagaataacttattctgtagccactttgagttacgataattactatgttaatttacagtaactccttactaagtggtttactataacattatggtaaatattctcatgtgttatagtaacccaactattgtaaatatgtattgacattatgataaattagtatataaaattatggtaaatagaggtggctacagaataacttattttgtagccggctgctgaatagcctctccctatatatatatatatatatatatatatatatatatatatatatatatatatatatatatatatatatatatatatatatatatataaaactatTACCCTGTAACTGACTATAAAATAACTtgttctgtagccactttgagttacgataattactatgttaatttacaagattatagtaactccttactaaatggtttactataatgttatggtaaatatctccatgtgttatagtaacccaactatcataaatatgtattgacattatcgtaaattagtatataaaattatcgtaaatggaggtgactacggaataacttattttgtatatatatatatattcagtagccagctacaaaataagttattccgtagtcacctccatttacgataattttatatactaatttacgataatgtcaatacatatttatgatagttgggttactataacacatggagatatttaccataatgttatagtaaaccacttagtaaggattactataatcttgtaaattaacatagtaattatcgtaactcaaagtgactatatatatatatatatatatatatatatatatatatatatggggtaaggagttactataatctcgtaaattaatatagtaatttaAAATTTTGGGCTGAGCTGCTAAAACGGGCTTAGATCTGTGGTGTCTCTGCATTTTGCCAGTTCTTGTCTTACATGTGGTGGACAAGGATTTCACTTTGCAGTTTCTATTTCTATGCGGTAAGACGTGTGCTAATAATGTATTAGTACAACTAATCTAGAATAAGTATACGTGGGTAATGGAAGGTGCAATAGTGCAAGGTGGATGACGGATCGCCTCCTCCTCCGGTGACCACGTCGACGCGTGCATCTCTTTGCCAAGCTGCCTCGTGTCCCGCGCTCCACACACAGCTACGCGTGTATCCACACGTGCTAGCGAACGTGTCAACACTCAACACGTCGCGGCTTTGTATGTCGGGCTCCCCGCTCTCAGACGCGTGTCCACATCCACAAAACCTATAAAGCGGCGGCAAAATCCGAACGTTCTCTCTCGGCTACACCGCACACGGCACATCATTCTTCCCTGCGATTACTAGTCAAACGATCACGACGCTAGCTACGACACTTGCCGCGAGCGCGCGAGAGAGATCTCAAGCGCAAACAGCCATGCAGGCCGGGAAGACAGCAATGGAGGCGACCAAGGAGGCCGCGGCCAACCTCGGGGCCTCGGCGAACGCCGGCATGCAGAAGACCCGCGCCGCCGTGCAAGGCCaggtggagaaggccacggcgcaCAACGCGTCGGACAGGGCCGTGGCGGAGGCGAACCAGCGGGAGCGCGTGCGCGCCGCGGAGCTGGAGAAGCAGGACGCCATGCGCGCCAACGAGGCCGCCAAGGAGCGCGCCACCGGCGCGGCCACGTACCAGCACCCGTCGCAGGGCGCGCCCGGGATCGTCGACGCCTCCCGGCAGGGTTACGGCGGCGGAGCTGCCCCCGAGGGCGGGCACGTGGAGGCCGGAGTTGGGGAGACCCGCCCCATCGCTAGGGCCACCGGCACGGCGCGGCCCAGCGCCGCCCACAACCCGCACGTCGGGAGCGACGTCCCGCAGCCGCGTGGCACCGGCGGGCAGTACCAGTGATGAGCTGCTGCGACGCGTAACAGTATGATGTATATCAGAAGAAGCTATGTACACGAATGGACGCTGTGTGATAGTGTATGCCAAATAATGTATCTCTGGTATTAGAGAGTATTTTCTAATACGTACATGTACTCTCTACCTTCCATATACCtctaatatttttatttatatatgtaataataaaaaaAGTTCTGTCTTTTTTAGCGTAGCTCATATCTGTCCACCTGGCTTTAAATCTCTGACTTACGCTCGGCTATTTAGGTTCCTTTGTGGTAGAATCTGTTCACGGACTTCACGGGTACTCGCATTTGCCTGAATTAACGGGTCTCGCAAAGAAAATTTTGATTGGAATAAAACATGATCCCCGACTTCATGCTTTTTCTCTTGTTAGGCACTTTGCTCAATCTCTAACGTAACGTATTCTCTAACGTGTAATATCGAGTTTGATTGGGATAATGATCTCCATTTTCCGTAACCTGTATGTAATCAGGACTTCATGTTTTTTCTCGTGCCAGGCATTTGCTTAATCTCTTACGTGTAATCAGGATATTCGTTTCGGCTTATTTgttcgtatctggcttataatccatggcttgaacagtatttttctctcacaccaaatcagtcagtaatactttcagccatggcttataagccaattcagccgaaacgaacaggctgaatatcaaGTTCGATTGGACAATATTATTCCCATC encodes:
- the LOC136471901 gene encoding 11 kDa late embryogenesis abundant protein-like, producing the protein MQAGKTAMEATKEAAANLGASANAGMQKTRAAVQGQVEKATAHNASDRAVAEANQRERVRAAELEKQDAMRANEAAKERATGAATYQHPSQGAPGIVDASRQGYGGGAAPEGGHVEAGVGETRPIARATGTARPSAAHNPHVGSDVPQPRGTGGQYQ